In Lates calcarifer isolate ASB-BC8 linkage group LG4, TLL_Latcal_v3, whole genome shotgun sequence, a genomic segment contains:
- the LOC108883778 gene encoding coagulation factor XIII B chain isoform X1 has translation MKLFTLLCCSVLIPDKMSMRYLGFVLLVLFPGVLHAQSAVQLCPAPRLVGGYFIPVQENDSREKELIYACDKGRKPAVEGWWATSTCQNGKWSHEPHCIDEKACFPPTIPNAKYTENSNGWYEEGDTIRTTCDEGYEHKDWSATARCTNGTWSSLPICEKSISTCGEPPKIPHAVIIHQRYQEVFAVDSEVQYECEDGYMMEGGHTKQFIYCISGTWTEAPTCSQGTRPDTGHGGSTLGGKDGGHTTSTGGGTWSTGGGSRPGTGEGTGGGHTTSSGGGTRPVEGGSSTSSRPNERVVQTQIIPKDECGAPPTIPNGDVVGNYQMFLKYRCNSFYTLMGPERVHCYADGTWSKLPTCKAAYCSVDTSQYHQLVPAGVKYIKYGEKVRLECVRQDHWWTDHFSVVQCFYGKAWLSDCCSWLEIKTNLC, from the exons ATGAAGctcttcactctgctgtgtTGTAGTGTTTTAATTCCTGACAAAATGAGCATGAGGTATCTTGGATTTGTTCTCCTGGTTTTGTTTCCTGGAGTGCTGCATG caCAAAGTGCAGTTCAGCTTTGTCCTGCTCCCAGACTGGTTGGTGGTTATTTTATCCCTGTACAAGAAAATGATTCTCGTGAAAAAGAATTAATTTATGCCTGTGATAAGGGTCGTAAACCAGCGGTGGAGGGTTGGTGGGCAACCAGCACATGTCAAAATGGCAAATGGTCTCATGAACCACATTGTATAG ATGAAAAGGCCTGTTTTCCACCAACTATCCCCAATgcaaaatacactgaaaactCAAATGGTTGGTATGAGGAGGGAGACACAATAAGGACAACATGTGATGAAGGATATGAACACAAAGACTGGAGCGCAACAGCCAGATGTACAAATGGAACATGGTCGTCTTTGCCCATCTGTGAGA AGAGCATCTCTACATGCGGTGAGCCCCCTAAAATTCCACATGCTGTAATAATTCATCAGAGATACCAGGAGGTGTTTGCTGTAGATTCAGAAGTGCAGTATGAATGTGAAGATGGATATATGATGGAGGGAGGACACACTAAACAGTTCATTTATTGTATAAGTGGAACCTGGACTGAAGCTCCAACATGCA gccAAGGAACAAGACCAGATACTGGACATGGTGGATCCACTCTGGGGGGAAAAGATGGGGGGCACACTACATCTACTGGCGGTGGAACATGGTCTACAGGTGGAG GCAGCAGACCAGGTACTGGAGAGGGAACAGGAGGGGGGCACACTACATCTAGTGGTGGTGGGACACGGCCTGTGGAAGGAG GGTCCTCTACCAGCTCCAGACCAAACGAGAGAGTCGTTCAAACTCAAATCATACCAA AGGATGAATGTGGAGCCCCCCCCACGATCCCAAATGGTGATGTTGTGGGaaattatcaaatgtttttgaaatatcGGTGCAATAGCTTTTACACACTAATGGGCCCAGAGAGAGTGCATTGTTACGCAGATGGCACATGGTCAAAACTACCCACCTGCAAAG CTGCTTACTGCTCTGTGGACACTAGTCAATATCATCAATTAGTGCCTGCTGgagttaaatatataaaatatggtGAGAAGGTGAGATTGGAATGTGTGAGACAGGACCACTGGTGGACAGATCATTTTTCTGTGGTCCAGTGCTTTTATGGAAAAGCGTGGTTAAGCGACT GCTGCAGCTGGTTGGAAATAAAGACG AACCTTTGCTGA
- the LOC108883778 gene encoding complement factor H isoform X6: MCIRYFGFALLVWFPGVLHAQNTTQSCTAPRLDGGFFSPRQETYSNGTTLTYTCHEGHKPPVKGWWVTSTCENGKWSHQPQCIDEKACFPPTIPNAKYTENSNGWYEEGDTIRTTCDEGYEHKDRRATARCTNGTWSSLPICEKRINSCSEPPKVAHAVIIHQRYQEVFAADSEVQYECEDGYTMEGADTTNPIICVGGTWTGGPTCRSSTSSRPNERVIQTQIIPKDECGAPPTIPNGDVVGNYQMFLKYRCDSFYTLMGPERVHCYADGTWSKLPTCKAAYCSVDTSQYHQLVPAGVKYIKYGEKVRLECVRQDHWWTDHFSVVQCFYGRAWLSDCCSWLEIKANLC; encoded by the exons ATGTGCATCAGATATTTTGGCTTTGCTCTTCTGGTTTGGTTTCCTGGAGTGCTACATG cacaaaatacaacacagtcCTGTACTGCTCCCAGACTGGACGGTGGTTTCTTTTCCCCAAGGCAAGAGACCTATTCTAATGGAACAACACTGACCTATACCTGCCATGAGGGACATAAACCACCAGTGAAGGGTTGGTGGGTCACAAGTACATGTGAAAATGGCAAATGGTCTCATCAGCCACAGTGTATAG ATGAAAAGGCCTGTTTTCCACCAACTATCCCCAATgcaaaatacactgaaaactCAAATGGTTGGTATGAGGAGGGAGACACAATAAGGACAACATGTGATGAAGGATATGAACACAAAGACCGGAGAGCAACAGCCAGATGTACAAATGGAACATGGTCGTCTTTGCCCATCTGTGAGA AACGCATCAACTCATGCAGTGAACCCCCTAAAGTTGCCCATGCTGTAATAATTCATCAGAGATACCAGGAGGTGTTTGCTGCAGATTCAGAAGTGCAGTATGAATGTGAAGATGGATATACGATGGAGGGAGCAGACACTACAAATCCCATTATTTGCGTTGGTGGAACCTGGACTGGAGGTCCAACGTGCA GGTCCTCTACCAGCTCCAGACCAAACGAGAGAGTGATTCAAACTCAAATCATACCAA AGGATGAATGTGGAGCCCCCCCCACGATCCCAAATGGTGATGTTGTGGGAAATTATCAGATGTTTTTGAAATATCGGTGCGATAGCTTTTACACACTAATGGGCCCAGAGAGAGTGCATTGTTACGCAGATGGCACATGGTCAAAACTACCCACCTGCAAAG CTGCTTACTGCTCTGTGGACACTAGTCAATATCATCAATTAGTGCCTGCTGgagttaaatatataaaatatggtGAGAAGGTGAGATTGGAATGTGTGAGACAGGACCACTGGTGGACAGATCATTTTTCTGTGGTCCAGTGCTTTTATGGAAGAGCGTGGTTAAGCGACT GCTGCAGCTGGTTGGAAATAAAGGCG AACCTTTGCTGA
- the LOC108883778 gene encoding complement factor H isoform X2, translating to MCIRYFGFALLVWFPGVLHAQNTTQSCTAPRLDGGFFSPRQETYSNGTTLTYTCHEGHKPPVKGWWVTSTCENGKWSHQPQCIDEKACFPPTIPNAKYTENSNGWYEEGDTIRTTCDEGYEHKDRRATARCTNGTWSSLPICENRINSCSEPPKVAHAVIIHQRYQEVFAADSEVQYECEDGYTMEGADTTNPIICVGGTWTGGPTCSSRPDAGHGGSPDVGTGGGHTTSTGHGTQPGREDSRPGTGHGGSPEVGTGGGHTTSTGRGTQPGGGGSSTTSGSRSVYASIDTCGKYPVVPNAVVVQVERMYLKYKCNSFYKQEGLDTVECYDDGTWSALPVCKEAFCVMKPGPYVYGLDLSAAVYLKEGEQKFPCMWQDYSVAVRCTNGRITYTDWSLSIYCNKGMTAACWIIPH from the exons ATGTGCATCAGATATTTTGGCTTTGCTCTTCTGGTTTGGTTTCCTGGAGTGCTACATG cacaaaatacaacacagtcCTGTACTGCTCCCAGACTGGACGGTGGTTTCTTTTCCCCAAGGCAAGAGACCTATTCTAATGGAACAACACTGACCTATACCTGCCATGAGGGACATAAACCACCAGTGAAGGGTTGGTGGGTCACAAGTACATGTGAAAATGGCAAATGGTCTCATCAGCCACAGTGTATAG ATGAAAAGGCCTGTTTTCCACCAACTATCCCCAATgcaaaatacactgaaaactCAAATGGTTGGTATGAGGAGGGAGACACAATAAGGACAACATGTGATGAAGGATATGAACACAAAGACCGGAGAGCAACAGCCAGATGTACAAATGGAACATGGTCGTCTTTGCCCATCTGTGAGA ACCGTATCAACTCATGCAGTGAACCCCCTAAAGTTGCCCATGCTGTAATAATTCATCAGAGATACCAGGAGGTGTTTGCTGCAGATTCAGAAGTGCAGTATGAATGTGAAGATGGATATACGATGGAGGGAGCAGACACTACAAATCCCATTATTTGCGTTGGTGGAACCTGGACTGGAGGTCCAACGTGCA GCAGCAGACCAGATGCTGGACATGGTGGTTCTCCAGATGTGGGAACAGGTGGGGGACACACCACATCCACTGGCCATGGGACACAGCCTGGGAGGGAag ACAGCAGGCCAGGTACTGGACATGGTGGTTCTCCAGAGGTGGGAACAGGTGGGGGACACACCACATCAACTGGCCGTGGGACACAGCCTGGGGGTGGAG GATCTTCTACCACCTCTGGCAGTCGATCTGTATACGCATCAA tCGACACCTGTGGGAAATATCCAGTTGTTCCAAACGCTGTTGTTGTGCAAGTGGAACGAATGTATTTGAAATACAAATGTAATTCTTTCTACAAACAAGAAGGTTTAGACACTGTGGAGTGTTACGATGATGGCACTTGGTCAGCACTGCCCGTCTGCAAAG AGGCATTCTGTGTCATGAAACCTGGTCCATACGTTTATGGATTAGATCTATCTGCAGCTGTATATTTAAAGGAAGGAGAGCAGAAGTTTCCATGTATGTGGCAAGATTATAGTGTGGCTGTTCGGTGCACTAATGGAAGAATAACTTATACCGACT GGAGCCTGTCGATATATTGCAACAAGGGAATGACTGCTGCCTGTTGGATCATTCCCCACTGA
- the LOC108883778 gene encoding complement factor H isoform X3, translating to MCIRYFGFALLVWFPGVLHAQNTTQSCTAPRLDGGFFSPRQETYSNGTTLTYTCHEGHKPPVKGWWVTSTCENGKWSHQPQCIDEKACFPPTIPNAKYTENSNGWYEEGDTIRTTCDEGYEHKDWSATARCTNGTWSSLPICEKSISTCGEPPKIPHAVIIHQRYQEVFAVDSEVQYECEDGYMMEGGHTKQFIYCISGTWTEAPTCSQGTRPDTGHGGSTLGGKDGGHTTSTGGGTWSTGGGSRPGTGEGTGGGHTTSSGGGTRPVEGGSSTSSRPNERVVQTQIIPKDECGAPPTIPNGDVVGNYQMFLKYRCNSFYTLMGPERVHCYADGTWSKLPTCKAAYCSVDTSQYHQLVPAGVKYIKYGEKVRLECVRQDHWWTDHFSVVQCFYGKAWLSDCCSWLEIKTNLC from the exons ATGTGCATCAGATATTTTGGCTTTGCTCTTCTGGTTTGGTTTCCTGGAGTGCTACATG cacaaaatacaacacagtcCTGTACTGCTCCCAGACTGGACGGTGGTTTCTTTTCCCCAAGGCAAGAGACCTATTCTAATGGAACAACACTGACCTATACCTGCCATGAGGGACATAAACCACCAGTGAAGGGTTGGTGGGTCACAAGTACATGTGAAAATGGCAAATGGTCTCATCAGCCACAGTGTATAG ATGAAAAGGCCTGTTTTCCACCAACTATCCCCAATgcaaaatacactgaaaactCAAATGGTTGGTATGAGGAGGGAGACACAATAAGGACAACATGTGATGAAGGATATGAACACAAAGACTGGAGCGCAACAGCCAGATGTACAAATGGAACATGGTCGTCTTTGCCCATCTGTGAGA AGAGCATCTCTACATGCGGTGAGCCCCCTAAAATTCCACATGCTGTAATAATTCATCAGAGATACCAGGAGGTGTTTGCTGTAGATTCAGAAGTGCAGTATGAATGTGAAGATGGATATATGATGGAGGGAGGACACACTAAACAGTTCATTTATTGTATAAGTGGAACCTGGACTGAAGCTCCAACATGCA gccAAGGAACAAGACCAGATACTGGACATGGTGGATCCACTCTGGGGGGAAAAGATGGGGGGCACACTACATCTACTGGCGGTGGAACATGGTCTACAGGTGGAG GCAGCAGACCAGGTACTGGAGAGGGAACAGGAGGGGGGCACACTACATCTAGTGGTGGTGGGACACGGCCTGTGGAAGGAG GGTCCTCTACCAGCTCCAGACCAAACGAGAGAGTCGTTCAAACTCAAATCATACCAA AGGATGAATGTGGAGCCCCCCCCACGATCCCAAATGGTGATGTTGTGGGaaattatcaaatgtttttgaaatatcGGTGCAATAGCTTTTACACACTAATGGGCCCAGAGAGAGTGCATTGTTACGCAGATGGCACATGGTCAAAACTACCCACCTGCAAAG CTGCTTACTGCTCTGTGGACACTAGTCAATATCATCAATTAGTGCCTGCTGgagttaaatatataaaatatggtGAGAAGGTGAGATTGGAATGTGTGAGACAGGACCACTGGTGGACAGATCATTTTTCTGTGGTCCAGTGCTTTTATGGAAAAGCGTGGTTAAGCGACT GCTGCAGCTGGTTGGAAATAAAGACG AACCTTTGCTGA
- the LOC108883778 gene encoding complement factor H-related protein 5 isoform X5: MCIRYFGFALLVWFPGVLHAQNTTQSCTAPRLDGGFFSPRQETYSNGTTLTYTCHEGHKPPVKGWWVTSTCENGKWSHQPQCIDEKACFPPTIPNAKYTENSNGWYEEGDTIRTTCDEGYEHKDRRATARCTNGTWSSLPICEKSISTCGEPPKIPHAVIIHQRYQEVFAVDSEVQYECEDGYMMEGGHTKQFIYCISGTWTEAPTCSQGTRPDTGHGGSTLGGKDGGHTTSTGGGTWSTGGGSRPGTGEGTGGGHTTSSGGGTRPVEGGSSTSSRPNERVVQTQIIPKDECGAPPTIPNGDVVGNYQMFLKYRCNSFYTLMGPERVHCYADGTWSKLPTCKAAYCSVDTSQYHQLVPAGVKYIKYGEKVRLECVRQDHWWTDHFSVVQCFYGKAWLSDCCSWLEIKTNLC; this comes from the exons ATGTGCATCAGATATTTTGGCTTTGCTCTTCTGGTTTGGTTTCCTGGAGTGCTACATG cacaaaatacaacacagtcCTGTACTGCTCCCAGACTGGACGGTGGTTTCTTTTCCCCAAGGCAAGAGACCTATTCTAATGGAACAACACTGACCTATACCTGCCATGAGGGACATAAACCACCAGTGAAGGGTTGGTGGGTCACAAGTACATGTGAAAATGGCAAATGGTCTCATCAGCCACAGTGTATAG ATGAGAAGGCCTGTTTTCCACCAACTATCCCCAATgcaaaatacactgaaaactCAAATGGTTGGTATGAGGAGGGAGACACAATAAGGACAACATGTGATGAAGGATATGAACACAAAGACCGGAGAGCAACAGCCAGATGTACAAATGGAACATGGTCGTCTTTGCCCATCTGTGAGA AGAGCATCTCTACATGCGGTGAGCCCCCTAAAATTCCACATGCTGTAATAATTCATCAGAGATACCAGGAGGTGTTTGCTGTAGATTCAGAAGTGCAGTATGAATGTGAAGATGGATATATGATGGAGGGAGGACACACTAAACAGTTCATTTATTGTATAAGTGGAACCTGGACTGAAGCTCCAACATGCA gccAAGGAACAAGACCAGATACTGGACATGGTGGATCCACTCTGGGGGGAAAAGATGGGGGGCACACTACATCTACTGGCGGTGGAACATGGTCTACAGGTGGAG GCAGCAGACCAGGTACTGGAGAGGGAACAGGAGGGGGGCACACTACATCTAGTGGTGGTGGGACACGGCCTGTGGAAGGAG GGTCCTCTACCAGCTCCAGACCAAACGAGAGAGTCGTTCAAACTCAAATCATACCAA AGGATGAATGTGGAGCCCCCCCCACGATCCCAAATGGTGATGTTGTGGGaaattatcaaatgtttttgaaatatcGGTGCAATAGCTTTTACACACTAATGGGCCCAGAGAGAGTGCATTGTTACGCAGATGGCACATGGTCAAAACTACCCACCTGCAAAG CTGCTTACTGCTCTGTGGACACTAGTCAATATCATCAATTAGTGCCTGCTGgagttaaatatataaaatatggtGAGAAGGTGAGATTGGAATGTGTGAGACAGGACCACTGGTGGACAGATCATTTTTCTGTGGTCCAGTGCTTTTATGGAAAAGCGTGGTTAAGCGACT GCTGCAGCTGGTTGGAAATAAAGACG AACCTTTGCTGA